The following are from one region of the Acidobacteriota bacterium genome:
- a CDS encoding MBL fold metallo-hydrolase, producing MLKASLNNPALRKRASEFTRLVRHSAVTPRSGQTHIPQLATNGELGLTFIGHSSFFLQIGGQSVVIDPNFARWLFLLKRIRKPGLHMRDLPPVDVILVTHAHFDHLHRHSLRTIARQTRQQRGKSPTLVIPHHVFDLVSDLGFEDIVELEWWNTYRHRGLDITHVPSRHWGARIIKDSHRGYGGYVLRDGKHSVYHAGDTAYFSGFREIGQRLAPELALLPIGAYNPEQFRNVHTDPADAMRAFLDLKSRWMVPMHYGTFRLSHEPVDEPLELLAQEAEHAGVKDKVVVLEEGVTRFF from the coding sequence ATGTTAAAGGCGTCACTCAACAATCCCGCACTGCGCAAACGAGCCAGCGAGTTTACGCGACTCGTGCGCCACTCCGCGGTCACGCCGCGCTCCGGACAGACTCACATCCCGCAGCTCGCAACCAATGGTGAACTGGGACTTACGTTTATAGGACACTCCAGCTTTTTTCTGCAGATCGGCGGACAGAGCGTCGTCATTGATCCAAACTTCGCGCGCTGGCTGTTCTTGCTAAAACGTATCCGGAAACCTGGATTGCACATGCGCGACCTGCCTCCGGTCGACGTAATACTTGTCACGCACGCGCATTTCGATCATTTGCACCGGCATTCCCTGCGGACGATTGCGCGGCAGACTCGGCAGCAACGCGGAAAATCCCCCACTCTGGTCATTCCGCACCACGTGTTCGATCTCGTCTCGGATCTCGGGTTCGAGGACATTGTAGAACTGGAGTGGTGGAATACCTACCGCCACCGCGGACTCGATATCACGCACGTGCCATCGCGCCATTGGGGAGCGCGCATCATTAAGGACTCGCATCGTGGCTATGGCGGGTACGTTCTTCGCGACGGCAAGCATTCCGTCTATCACGCTGGCGATACAGCCTACTTCTCAGGTTTTCGCGAAATTGGGCAGCGCCTCGCTCCGGAGTTGGCATTGCTTCCGATCGGCGCCTATAACCCTGAACAATTTCGCAATGTCCACACCGACCCGGCGGACGCCATGCGGGCCTTCCTCGACCTGAAGTCCCGCTGGATGGTTCCTATGCACTATGGAACCTTCCGGCTGTCCCACGAACCGGTGGACGAGCCATTGGAATTGCTGGCGCAGGAAGCCGAACACGCCGGCGTGAAAGACAAAGTGGTCGTCCTCGAAGAAGGCGTGACGCGGTTCTTCTAG
- a CDS encoding NAD(P)-dependent oxidoreductase: MRVAFLGMGIMGRPMAANLVKAGHEVSIWNRSANPEKDIAGARTASTPSDAARGAEVVWMCVSDTKAVENVLFGPSGVEESLAEGMIIADSSTISPSATLRFAERVKRRGVHYVDAPVTGSKIAAEGGALIFMAGGEESVLATLAPLFQSMGKQVFPMGDTGKGQATKLAMNLQIALIYEGFAEALTLATKLGVDIARLLPLIQASMIRSGVVDYKAPFIMKRDFSPNFPLRLMLKDIHLTLDAAKEARVRLPGLEAVEEVYDLAAEEGHQDLDYAATLTLLEKWAGVEVKAGV; encoded by the coding sequence ATGCGCGTTGCCTTTTTGGGAATGGGAATCATGGGACGGCCGATGGCCGCGAACCTTGTCAAAGCAGGACACGAAGTCAGCATCTGGAACCGGAGCGCCAACCCGGAGAAAGACATTGCTGGTGCCCGAACCGCGTCGACTCCGTCGGATGCTGCGCGTGGTGCGGAAGTCGTGTGGATGTGCGTGTCGGATACGAAGGCGGTGGAAAATGTGCTGTTCGGCCCGAGCGGCGTAGAAGAGTCGCTTGCCGAAGGAATGATCATCGCGGACTCGAGCACGATATCTCCATCGGCCACGCTGCGTTTTGCCGAGCGCGTGAAGAGACGCGGTGTTCACTACGTCGATGCTCCTGTGACCGGTTCGAAAATTGCCGCGGAAGGCGGCGCCCTGATCTTCATGGCCGGAGGGGAAGAGTCTGTCCTAGCAACCCTCGCCCCGCTATTTCAATCGATGGGAAAACAGGTATTCCCGATGGGCGACACTGGAAAAGGCCAAGCCACCAAACTCGCGATGAACCTCCAGATTGCGCTGATCTATGAAGGATTCGCTGAAGCCCTCACACTCGCGACCAAGCTGGGCGTTGACATCGCCCGCCTGCTGCCGCTGATTCAAGCCTCCATGATTCGATCCGGCGTCGTCGACTACAAGGCGCCCTTCATCATGAAGCGCGATTTCTCTCCGAACTTCCCTTTGCGCCTCATGCTGAAAGACATTCACCTCACGCTCGATGCCGCCAAAGAAGCGCGGGTTCGTTTGCCGGGACTGGAAGCCGTCGAAGAGGTTTACGATCTCGCTGCCGAGGAGGGTCATCAGGATCTCGACTACGCCGCGACCTTAACGTTGCTGGAAAAATGGGCGGGCGTGGAAGTCAAGGCTGGTGTCTAA
- a CDS encoding c-type cytochrome, which yields MLKRSILISFVLLVFAVVVQTQQAPTTPKTPAEYKIPPEAAQKENPVKASPEGTAKAKKMYALDCAMCHGEKGDAKGDMAADIKNVTDFTKPDAMKDRTDGELFYIIRKGKGDMPLEGDRAKDDDIWNLVHYIRAFAKQ from the coding sequence GTGTTGAAAAGAAGTATTCTGATCAGCTTCGTCCTCTTGGTCTTCGCTGTCGTCGTGCAGACGCAGCAAGCCCCGACTACTCCCAAAACACCCGCCGAGTACAAGATTCCGCCCGAAGCGGCCCAGAAAGAGAACCCGGTCAAAGCAAGCCCCGAGGGCACGGCAAAAGCCAAAAAGATGTATGCATTGGATTGCGCGATGTGCCACGGTGAAAAAGGCGATGCCAAAGGCGACATGGCCGCGGACATCAAGAACGTCACCGACTTCACCAAGCCGGACGCCATGAAAGATCGCACCGACGGAGAGCTCTTCTACATCATCCGCAAAGGCAAAGGCGACATGCCGCTTGAAGGCGACCGCGCCAAAGATGATGACATCTGGAATCTGGTGCACTACATCCGGGCGTTCGCGAAGCAGTAA